From a single Piliocolobus tephrosceles isolate RC106 chromosome 21, ASM277652v3, whole genome shotgun sequence genomic region:
- the LOC111530274 gene encoding olfactory receptor 7E24-like — MSENLRMIINMKNDPEMQPVFTALFLSLYLITVLGNLLIILAVSSDSHLHTPMYFFLSNLSLADIGFTSTTVPKMTVDIQSHSRVISYAGCLTQMSFFVFFACIEDMLLTVMAYDRFVAICHPLLYPVIMTPHLCVFLVLASFFLSLLHSQLHNLIVLQFTCFKNVEIPNFFCDPSQLLNLACSDSVINNIFIYLDSTIFGFLPISGILLSYYKILCSILRIPSSDGRYKAFSTCGSHLAVVCLFYGMGVGVYLTSAVSPSPRNAVVASVMYAVVTPMLNPFIYSLRNRDIQSFMWNFFINCF; from the exons ATGTCAGAAAACCTAAGaatgataataaatatgaaaa ACGATCCAGAAATGCAGCCCGTCTTCACTGCGCTGTTCCTGTCTCTGTACCTGATCACGGTGCTGGGGAACCTGCTCATCATCCTGGCCGTCAGCTCTGACTCCCACCTCCACACCCCCATGTACTTCTTCCTCTCCAACCTGTCCTTGGCTGACATCGGTTTCACCTCCACCACCGTCCCCAAGATGACTGTGGACATCCAGTCTCACAGCAGAGTCATCTCCTATGCGGGCTGCCTGACTCagatgtctttctttgtcttttttgcatGTATAGAAGACATGCTCCTGACTGTGATGGCCTATGACCGGTTTGTAGCCATTTGTCACCCCCTACTCTACCCAGTCATCATGACCCCTCACCTCTGTGTCTTCCTAGTTTTGGCGTCTTTTTTCCTTAGCCTGTTGCATTCCCAGCTGCACAACTTGATTGTGTTACAATTCACCTGCTTCAAGAATGTGGAAATCCCTAATTTTTTCTGTGACCCATCTCAGCTTCTCAACCTTGCCTGCTCTGACAGCGTCATCAAtaacatattcatatatttagaTAGTACTATATTTGGTTTTCTTCCCATTTCAGGGATCCTTTTGTCTTACTATAAAATTCTCTGCTCCATTCTAAGAATTCCATCATCAGATGGGAGGTATAAAGCCTTCTCCACCTGTGGCTCTCACCTCGCagttgtttgcttattttatggAATGGGTGTTGGCGTGTACCTGACGTCAGCTGTGTCACCGTCTCCCAGGAATGCTGTGGTGGCATCAGTGATGTATGCTGTGGTCACCCCCATGCTGAACCCCTTCATCTACAGCCTGAGAAACAGGGACATTCAAAGT TTCATGTGGAATTTCTTTATAAACTGCTTCTAG